Proteins found in one Nitrososphaera sp. genomic segment:
- a CDS encoding nuclear transport factor 2 family protein, with amino-acid sequence MVKQTVLFTSEELVYEYFRLITKKDVQGLVNLFVNDCTIYEPFSKLDGLHGKAAIEHFFKVAVMANAGMNRNIRFVNNNKEQDSIVVLVTFEKGDSVTGRFEFHFVRNESGRKIRTLRIEFLVT; translated from the coding sequence ATGGTTAAGCAGACGGTATTATTCACAAGCGAAGAGCTAGTCTATGAGTACTTTAGGCTGATAACCAAAAAGGACGTTCAAGGTCTCGTCAATCTCTTTGTCAATGATTGCACCATCTATGAGCCATTTAGCAAACTAGACGGTTTGCATGGCAAGGCTGCAATCGAGCATTTCTTTAAAGTTGCAGTAATGGCTAACGCTGGCATGAATAGAAACATCCGCTTCGTCAACAACAATAAGGAGCAAGACAGCATTGTAGTATTAGTTACGTTTGAGAAAGGCGATTCTGTCACAGGCAGATTTGAGTTTCATTTTGTCAGAAACGAATCAGGCAGAAAGATAAGGACATTGAGAATAGAGTTTCTAGTTACTTGA